CCCCACGGAGCCCCATGACGTCGCACGGAGCCGCGCGGCGTCGCGCAGACGGAGCCAAAACCCCCCCCGAAAAGGGGGAACCCCCCTCAGCGGGAGCGTCGGGAAACACGGCGGTGGGGGGGGCTGAGGCCGCTCACTCCTCGTGTCGCCCCAGGGCCCAGGGCAGCCCCGGTGGCCGGCAGCTCCCAGGGAGCCGGGCCGGCGCGCGGGAGGCGGCAGCCGAGAGCGGGAATTCCCAGTGccacggcggcgccgcggcggcctgcggggggggggagggggggcagcggtTAGGCGCTTTCGCCACCCCGAATCCCCCCGCTTTCACCCCATTTCCCGGCCCGACAGAGCTCACCTCCGCGCCAGCCGCCGCTCCGGAGGGCTCCGGGCGCCAGATCCAGGCCGCGGCCTCCGCGCTCGGCGTCTCCTccgcggggacggcggcggcgtatccgccccacagctgcctcttcaGCCTGTCCGTGGGAAGAACCCGCACGGGATTGCGCGCGCGCCCGGCCCGGATCCGGCCCCCCCATGGGGAAAAAGAGGGAATCGCCCCCTCTCCCGGCGTCTTACTCGTCGATGCTGCTCTGCCGCCTCTTCAGCTCCTCCAGGTGGGAGCCAACAGGCGTCTCCGGGCGCTCGCTGGGCGGCCGGCGCCGCTTCCGCCCGCACAGCTCCCGTGGCGAGGGCAGCTCCGGCCAGCCAGCCGCCTGCGGAGCAGAGAGGCCCGGAGCGGCTCCGGGCAGGAGCCAAGC
This genomic interval from Apteryx mantelli isolate bAptMan1 chromosome 40, bAptMan1.hap1, whole genome shotgun sequence contains the following:
- the INCA1 gene encoding protein INCA1 gives rise to the protein MDGCHEIPPFLLHADALQQAAGWPELPSPRELCGRKRRRPPSERPETPVGSHLEELKRRQSSIDELKRQLWGGYAAAVPAEETPSAEAAAWIWRPEPSGAAAGAEVSSVGPGNGVKAGGFGVAKAPNRCPPSPPPQAAAAPPWHWEFPLSAAASRAPARLPGSCRPPGLPWALGRHEE